A genomic region of Macaca thibetana thibetana isolate TM-01 chromosome 14, ASM2454274v1, whole genome shotgun sequence contains the following coding sequences:
- the LOC126934701 gene encoding chromobox protein homolog 1-like produces MGKKQNKKKVEEVLEEEEEEYVVEKVLDRRVVKGKVEYLLKWKGFSDEDNTWEPEENLDCPDLIAEFLQSQKTEHETDKSEGGKRKADSDSEDKGEESKPKKKEESEKPRGFARGLEPERFIGATDSSGELMFLMKWKNSDEADLVPAKEANVKCPQVVISFYEERLTWHSYPSEDDDKKDDKN; encoded by the coding sequence atggggaaaaaacaaaacaagaagaaagtggAGGAGGTgctagaagaggaggaagaggaatatGTGGTGGAAAAAGTTCTCGACCGTCGAGTGGTAAAGGGCAAAGTGGAGTACCTCCTAAAGTGGAAGGGGTTCTCAGATGAGGACAACACATGGGAGCCAGAAGAAAACCTGGATTGCCCCGACCTCATTGCTGAGTTTCTGCAGTCACAGAAAACAGAACATGAGACAGATAAATCAGAGGGAGGCAAGCGCAAAGCTGATTCTGATTCTGAAGATAAGGGAGAGGAGAGCaaaccaaagaagaaagaagagtcaGAAAAGCCACGAGGCTTTGCTCGAGGTTTGGAGCCGGAGCGGTTTATTGGAGCTACAGACTCCAGTGGAGAGCTCATGTTCCTGATGAAATGGAAAAACTCTGATGAGGCTGACCTGGTCCCTGCCAAGGAAGCCAATGTCAAGTGCCCACAGGTTGTCATATCCTTCTATGAGGAAAGGCTGACGTGGCATTCCTACCCCTCGGAGGATGATGACAAAAAAGATGACAAGAATTAA